The following DNA comes from Nitrospirota bacterium.
TTCCGATACATCCTGGCGTCCCTGCCGAACCCCGAGGACACGGTGATGGTGGGATCGACCGGCTGCACCAGCCTGGTGTTTCCCCACGTCGCCGTGCACAACATCCACTCCCTGTTCGGCAATCAAAATGCCATCGCGTCCGGTCTCAAGCGCGCGCTGACCGTCCGGTTCCCCGGACGGATCAAGGATGTCGTTGTGTTGGCCGGCGACGGCGCGACGGTGGACATCGGATTGGACATGACGCTCCAGGCTTGGTTCCGCCAGGAAAAATTCACCACGATCTGCTTCGACAACGAACTCTACGCCAACACCGGAGGCCAAGAGAGCGGACTGATGCAGAAAGGTTTTGTCGCCAAGATGGCGCCGGTCGGCAAAACCTTCGAAAAGGTGCGGCTCCCGGAGATCGCTCGCGAGTCCGGCTGTCATTACGTGGTCCAATGCACGGTCAGCAAGCCGTCGCTGGTGGAAAAGGTCGTCCGGAACGCCGTGTTCGTGGCTCGCGAGATCGGTCCGACCTATCTCCAACTCTACACTCCGTGCATCTTGGAGATCGGCAAGAACAGTATGGAAGGGCTCCAAGAGATGCGGGATTCGGAGAAACCGACCGAGCGATTCGCCTATAGGGAATATGTGAGCGACGCCGCGAAGCAGTTCCTGGCGGAACTGGCCGCCAAGGAGAAGGAAAAGAAAGCGGCGGCGAAACAGTTGGCCGCGCAGGAAGCCTAATCCAACCGGACGAGACGCGAGTCGGGGAGGACGGATCATGATCAAGAAGAGACTGAATATCCGGATGTCGGGATTGGGAGGACAGGGTGCCGTGACCGCGGCTCATGTGATGGCCATGGCGGCGAACCGGGATGGGAAGTACGCGATTTCCAATCCGTTCTTCGGCGCGGAAAAACGGATGGCTCCGGCCGAGAGTTACTGCCGCATCGGGGTCGAGCGTATCTATGACCGCGGCGAACTGGTGTTTCCCGATGTGATCGAAGTGTTCCACCCCCAGGTGATCACGATGGGGAAGAGTTACACCATGCCGTTCTACTCCGGCATCAAAGAAAACGGGCTGGTGATCATCAACTCGGACGTACCGCTGTTGTCCGAGGAAGACATCCAACGGCTGAAAGATCTGAACGTGGCGGTGTTTTACATCAAGGGGACGCAGATCGCCCTGGAGATCGCGGGAACCGAGTTGTCCACGAACATGACCATGATCGGATCGGTGGCCGGCATCACCCAATGCGTCTCGTTGGAGGCTCTGGATCAGGCGCTTCAGGAACGGTTCGGCAAAAAGTTCGTGGCATCCGGCGGCACGGCATCGTTGGACGAAGCGATCAAGAAAAAGTTTGCCAAGAAAGAAATGTTGCTGCAGAAAAACCTCGCGACCGTGAAGCGCGCCTATGAGTTGGGCGCGGAATGGGCCGAGAAGAACAACTTCGAGCTCAAGGTCGGGATGCCGGCCGTGGCAGCCTAACGAAAAAGGAACCGTGACGCATGTATAATGTCGCGCAAGTCATCGAAGAAAAATGCGTAGCCAAGAAGGGCTGCCGTCTGTGCATCATGTACTGTCCCGAGGCGAACTGCCTCGATCTCAACGTCGCGAAAATGGTCGCCGAAGTGAACATCACCCGCTGCAAAGGCTGCGAACTCTGCGTCGTGGTCTGCAACGCCGCCAAGCACCAGGCAATCGAGATGTGCGCAGTCAGCGCCAACGGGGAGTTGCTTTCGAGAAAAGGCGAATCCGCGGCCCTGGGCCAAGCCTACCAGGGCTGATCGCTGCACGGAGCCATGTCACGGAACCCCATGGCGCTCTCGCTATGGGGTTTTTTGTTGGGTGAGTTTGCACGAGGCGCGCCATGATGGAAAGCGAAGACAACGTCGTGAGGTCGTTGATCATGGAGATCTCGACCCTGCTGAAGCAATTTCCCGAAGCGTTGGAGCGCCGGGCGGCCGAAATCCAGGCTACGGGTAAGGATCCGGAGCTGGCCGGCAAGCTTGCGAAAGGCGCCGATGCGATGCGGGACAGCGGGAACATCTATCTGAGTTGGGCCCGCCATTATGCCGCGCTGGCCGAAGGCACTTCCGACGCAGCGGACGACGAAGACGAATCTGAGGACTTCAACGTGTAGGTTGAGGGGCCTCATCGACCGTCCATCGCCTCTCCCCGGCCGTTACGGTTTGTGCTACAATACGCCCCGTTTGCCGTCGGATACGATTCCCCGGTAGCTCAGTTGGTAGAGCGGTCGGCTGTTAACCGATTGGTCGCAGGTTCGAGTCCTGCCCGGGGAGCCACTCTTCTCTCAGACCGCTCTGCATCAGCTGGAAGCCGGCGTTCTGCGTTTCCAAGCCTCAATGGATCCCTTGAGTAGCCTCCCTCGTTTCGATCCACACCCGTTACTTCGAGACCCCCACGCCATGACCATCGTACCGCGCCTGTGGCCTCGCCGAGATCTTTTGCGCGACGTGCCGGTAGAGGCGCGGCTATTTTCCGTCGCGAAGGACACCAAACTGCTCGGTTTCTGCCATTGGCACAAAGACAAGAAGGCCTGCCGGACCGCCGTGCTGGTGCACGGGTTGGAGGGCTGCAGCGAATCGCACTACATGCGCGGGATCGCTGCAAAGGCCTGGCGGGCAGGCCTGAACGTCGTGCGGTTGAACCAGCGTAACTGCGGAGGAACCGAGGCCCTGACTCCGACGTTGTACAACAGCGGGCTCAGTGCGGATTACAAGGCCGTGGTCGAGGAACTGGCGAATGTCGACGGGCTGTCGGACATCTGGCTGGTCGGGTATTCCATGGGCGGCAATCTTGTTTTGAAGACGGCAGGCGAGGCGGGAGCCGATTTGCCCGCGCTGCGAGGCGTGTTGGCCGTTTGCCCCAATATCGATCCGGCGGCCTGCGTCAACGCGCTGGAACAGCCACGCAATCGTCTGTACCATTCCTACTTTCTGAAACGCCTGAAGGCCAGAATGCGACGCAAGGCGGCGCTGTTTCCCGGCAAGTTCGACCTGTCGGACTTGCGGGCCATCGGCACGATGCGGGAATTTGACGACCGGTACACGGCGCCGGACGGCGGCTATCGCGATGCTGCCGACTATTACGAGCGCGCCGGCGCACGGCATGTGCTTGCTCAGGTCCGCGTGCCGACCGTTATCATGACCGCTCAAGACGACCCCTTTATCCCCTACATCACGTTCCAGACGTCCTCCCTGCGCAACAATCCCCGCATCAGGCTGATCGCGCCCGTGCACGGAGGGCACTGCGGTTTTTTCCAACGCCTCAAACCGTGTGAGGACCGCTATTGGGTAGAAAACCGACTCGTGGAGGTCATGGCGAAGGACCTCCGGCAATCTGAAGCGGCTGGGCGTTGCTCCCGCCGATGAAGCCGTGGCACGGAGTACGCGGGATTCACTGGAAGGCCGGTTCGATCCGATGCGATGCTCGCGGCAGGTCAGTTAGAAAGCATCTCTTGGACCTTGTCCGCCAGCGTCCGGGGCATGATGGGCTTGGGCAGGAAGACGCATTGCTCCCCGACCCCGTTGGCCGAGATCGTGTCGCCTGTGTACCCGGAAATGAAGAGCACTTTG
Coding sequences within:
- a CDS encoding thiamine pyrophosphate-dependent enzyme — encoded protein: MSKERIKIAPEFFEIMPPEYQDLVQRATFGKEDRGWKDIGTTKELIEEHSLCAGCPESMAFRYILASLPNPEDTVMVGSTGCTSLVFPHVAVHNIHSLFGNQNAIASGLKRALTVRFPGRIKDVVVLAGDGATVDIGLDMTLQAWFRQEKFTTICFDNELYANTGGQESGLMQKGFVAKMAPVGKTFEKVRLPEIARESGCHYVVQCTVSKPSLVEKVVRNAVFVAREIGPTYLQLYTPCILEIGKNSMEGLQEMRDSEKPTERFAYREYVSDAAKQFLAELAAKEKEKKAAAKQLAAQEA
- a CDS encoding 2-oxoacid:acceptor oxidoreductase family protein, with the protein product MIKKRLNIRMSGLGGQGAVTAAHVMAMAANRDGKYAISNPFFGAEKRMAPAESYCRIGVERIYDRGELVFPDVIEVFHPQVITMGKSYTMPFYSGIKENGLVIINSDVPLLSEEDIQRLKDLNVAVFYIKGTQIALEIAGTELSTNMTMIGSVAGITQCVSLEALDQALQERFGKKFVASGGTASLDEAIKKKFAKKEMLLQKNLATVKRAYELGAEWAEKNNFELKVGMPAVAA
- a CDS encoding pyruvate ferredoxin oxidoreductase, which encodes MYNVAQVIEEKCVAKKGCRLCIMYCPEANCLDLNVAKMVAEVNITRCKGCELCVVVCNAAKHQAIEMCAVSANGELLSRKGESAALGQAYQG
- a CDS encoding alpha/beta fold hydrolase, whose translation is MTIVPRLWPRRDLLRDVPVEARLFSVAKDTKLLGFCHWHKDKKACRTAVLVHGLEGCSESHYMRGIAAKAWRAGLNVVRLNQRNCGGTEALTPTLYNSGLSADYKAVVEELANVDGLSDIWLVGYSMGGNLVLKTAGEAGADLPALRGVLAVCPNIDPAACVNALEQPRNRLYHSYFLKRLKARMRRKAALFPGKFDLSDLRAIGTMREFDDRYTAPDGGYRDAADYYERAGARHVLAQVRVPTVIMTAQDDPFIPYITFQTSSLRNNPRIRLIAPVHGGHCGFFQRLKPCEDRYWVENRLVEVMAKDLRQSEAAGRCSRR